In a genomic window of Staphylococcus taiwanensis:
- a CDS encoding IDEAL domain-containing protein: protein MNYNTNVKHTTLEDFVTTVNDLGVELIIDEALRQARKKQLVELIDEALVNKNENDFINYTNEYKNLEAFLNE, encoded by the coding sequence ATGAATTACAACACGAACGTCAAACATACGACACTAGAAGATTTTGTAACAACAGTTAACGATCTTGGAGTTGAGCTTATAATTGATGAGGCCCTTCGACAGGCTCGTAAGAAGCAATTAGTTGAATTAATTGATGAAGCATTGGTTAATAAAAATGAAAATGATTTCATTAATTATACGAACGAATATAAAAATTTGGAGGCATTTTTAAATGAGTAA
- a CDS encoding competence protein ComK — translation MTNNSQNQNTVYIIRKGDMVVKPVFDEYEHTNGSEIMKYDTSVEKNPFKTQKIIERSCKFYGNNYISKKSETQRIANITSKPPILLTPLFPTYFFPTHSDRLEENIWINMHYVHEIKPLKNRKSKIIFANQQTLTLNVSYHSLWHQYSNCIFYYYMVDKQSRMKSNNPEMPIDYEKTTLNIFEALSHYSLLQDK, via the coding sequence ATGACCAACAATTCTCAAAACCAAAATACTGTATATATCATACGGAAAGGAGATATGGTAGTTAAACCAGTCTTTGATGAATATGAACACACGAACGGTTCAGAAATCATGAAATACGACACTAGCGTTGAAAAGAATCCTTTCAAAACTCAAAAAATCATTGAGAGATCTTGCAAATTTTACGGTAACAACTACATTAGTAAAAAATCTGAAACCCAGCGCATTGCAAATATTACGAGCAAGCCCCCTATTCTGTTAACTCCTTTATTCCCAACTTACTTTTTCCCAACACATTCCGATCGTTTAGAAGAAAATATTTGGATTAACATGCATTATGTGCACGAAATTAAACCACTGAAAAACCGAAAAAGTAAAATCATTTTTGCTAACCAGCAAACACTCACACTTAATGTTTCTTATCATAGCCTCTGGCATCAATATTCTAACTGTATTTTCTACTACTACATGGTTGATAAACAATCCCGCATGAAATCGAATAACCCTGAAATGCCTATTGATTATGAAAAAACTACTTTAAATATATTTGAAGCACTTTCCCATTACTCACTATTACAAGATAAATAG
- a CDS encoding Ltp family lipoprotein: MTEQHFEKEHHSSQSEPLASIQQLEEKSKSKKKWLWGCGGCGGCLVLLIIIIIGISACTATFSDTSTTNKDSNTTTEQKNDNDSNSKKDDNASTSQTDDQSTVTTKEQTDESKSNNDKESTREQQAALKKAETYSSFMHMSKKGIYDQLTSEYGEKFPANAAQYAIDNLKADYKKNALEKAKDYAKTQHMSTQSIYEQLTSEYGEKFTQEEAQYAIDHLNK, from the coding sequence ATGACAGAACAACATTTCGAAAAAGAACATCATTCTAGCCAAAGTGAACCTTTAGCATCTATACAACAACTAGAGGAAAAATCCAAAAGTAAGAAAAAATGGCTTTGGGGATGTGGTGGTTGTGGTGGATGTCTAGTACTATTAATCATTATAATCATTGGTATTTCAGCTTGTACTGCTACATTTTCAGATACTTCAACCACTAATAAAGATAGTAATACTACTACAGAACAAAAAAATGATAACGACTCTAATAGCAAAAAAGATGATAACGCATCTACATCACAAACTGATGATCAAAGTACTGTAACAACTAAAGAACAAACAGATGAATCAAAGTCTAATAATGATAAAGAGTCAACTAGAGAACAACAAGCTGCATTAAAAAAAGCTGAAACATACTCTAGTTTCATGCATATGTCTAAAAAAGGTATATATGATCAATTAACTTCAGAATACGGTGAAAAATTCCCGGCAAACGCTGCACAATACGCTATCGATAACCTTAAAGCTGATTATAAGAAAAACGCATTAGAAAAAGCTAAAGACTATGCAAAAACTCAACATATGTCAACACAATCTATTTATGAGCAATTAACTTCAGAATATGGTGAAAAATTCACGCAAGAAGAAGCACAATATGCTATCGATCATTTAAATAAATAA
- a CDS encoding lipoate--protein ligase codes for MKFVSNNNINDPTINLAMEEYVLKHLPADDSYFLFYINGPSIIVGKNQNTIEEVNKQYVDENNIHVVRRISGGGAVYHDQGNLNFSFITDDDGNSFHNFKKFTEPIVQALQSMGVNAEMTGRNDIQVGQAKISGNAMVKVKDRMFSHGTLMLNSDLGEVQNALKVNPKKIQSKGVKSVRKRVANIDEFLDESISIDQFKQIILKTIFGEHEVEEYKLTDEDWKNIEELSNNKYRTWDWNYGRNPNYNFERDEKFEKGFVQIKFDVKKGKIEHARIFGDFFGEGDVTELENALIGTLHDYTHIKEAMEDFDFYHYFGDIKKEEILKLMSY; via the coding sequence ATGAAATTTGTAAGCAACAATAATATTAACGATCCTACTATCAATCTTGCGATGGAAGAATACGTTTTAAAACATTTACCAGCAGATGATAGTTATTTTTTATTTTATATTAATGGGCCTTCGATTATTGTTGGTAAAAATCAAAATACAATTGAAGAAGTTAACAAGCAATATGTTGATGAAAATAATATTCATGTTGTACGTAGAATCTCTGGTGGGGGAGCTGTGTATCATGATCAAGGTAACTTAAATTTTAGTTTTATCACTGATGATGATGGCAATAGTTTCCATAATTTTAAAAAATTTACTGAACCCATTGTGCAAGCATTACAATCGATGGGGGTTAATGCTGAAATGACTGGTCGAAATGATATCCAAGTGGGCCAGGCAAAAATTTCAGGTAACGCGATGGTTAAAGTAAAAGATAGAATGTTTAGTCATGGAACGCTAATGTTGAATAGTGATTTAGGAGAGGTCCAAAATGCCTTAAAAGTTAATCCGAAAAAAATTCAATCAAAAGGTGTTAAATCTGTACGTAAACGTGTAGCAAATATTGACGAATTCTTAGATGAATCAATATCAATCGACCAATTTAAGCAAATTATTCTAAAAACAATATTTGGAGAACATGAAGTTGAAGAATATAAATTGACTGATGAAGATTGGAAAAATATTGAAGAGTTAAGTAATAATAAATATAGAACTTGGGATTGGAATTATGGTAGAAATCCTAACTATAATTTTGAACGTGATGAAAAATTTGAAAAAGGTTTTGTACAAATCAAATTTGACGTCAAAAAAGGCAAAATTGAACATGCTAGAATCTTTGGAGACTTCTTTGGTGAAGGTGATGTCACTGAATTAGAGAATGCTTTAATAGGGACGTTACATGATTATACGCATATTAAAGAAGCTATGGAAGACTTTGACTTTTATCATTATTTCGGTGACATTAAAAAAGAAGAGATTTTAAAATTAATGTCTTATTAG
- a CDS encoding DUF2187 family protein — protein MTVAEVGNIVEFYDGLRGRVEKINDNSVIVDLTIMDNFNDLDLPEKTVINHKRYTIVE, from the coding sequence ATGACTGTTGCAGAAGTTGGCAATATCGTAGAATTTTATGACGGTTTAAGAGGCCGTGTTGAAAAAATTAATGACAATTCAGTAATTGTAGACTTAACTATTATGGATAACTTCAATGATTTAGATTTACCAGAAAAAACGGTTATTAATCACAAACGCTATACAATCGTTGAATAA
- a CDS encoding CPBP family intramembrane metalloprotease — MKNISKALIWFIASFIVFHLILYIMWGEHQEYWYLYTGIMLIAGISYVFYQRDINSKRLLTSIGVGIITSVLLIIIQLIFSLLSPQLSYAELIKELTRTGVYFKWQMLVTLIFVIPCHELYMRTVLQKELTKFKFPTWLIIIVTSLCSSSLFIYLDKWWIVAFIFVTQVVLSMSYQYTRRIVTTSLGQIVAIILLLIFHG; from the coding sequence ATGAAAAATATATCAAAAGCGTTAATTTGGTTTATTGCAAGCTTTATTGTATTCCATTTGATCTTATACATCATGTGGGGAGAACATCAAGAATACTGGTATTTATATACTGGTATCATGCTAATTGCTGGTATAAGTTATGTTTTTTATCAACGTGATATTAACTCTAAACGTTTATTAACGTCTATTGGGGTTGGTATAATAACAAGTGTTTTACTTATTATTATACAGTTAATCTTTTCATTATTATCACCACAACTATCTTATGCTGAGCTTATTAAAGAGTTAACAAGAACAGGCGTTTATTTCAAATGGCAAATGTTAGTGACATTGATTTTTGTAATTCCGTGTCATGAACTATATATGAGAACAGTTTTGCAAAAAGAGTTAACTAAATTCAAATTTCCTACTTGGTTAATAATTATAGTAACTTCGTTATGTTCAAGTTCATTATTTATCTATCTAGACAAATGGTGGATTGTAGCATTTATTTTTGTTACGCAAGTCGTTCTATCAATGAGTTACCAATATACTCGTCGTATTGTAACAACATCATTAGGACAAATCGTTGCAATCATTTTACTTTTAATATTTCATGGTTAA
- a CDS encoding bifunctional metallophosphatase/5'-nucleotidase — MEKNENITIDILATSDMHSHFMNGDFGSNIYRAGAYVKSVREDNENVVLLDSGGSLAGSLAAHYYAIVAPYKRHPMIKLMNAMQYDASGISPDDFKFGLSFLTRSVSLARFQWLSANIEYALTKEPYFSTPYVIKQFSNVKIAIVGLTADGLMKNEYAEMEKDVSIEKTLLSAKRWIRYIHETEHPDFLIVIYHGGLDKINQTNTRHGESSHEAEKIMKKIGVIDLMITAHQHQTIVGNDYETVYIQAGQNAQELVHVKIRFKKRTNTFEKEDIESVVINLSEYQEDNELLELTYYDRKAVEHWSKEIISENEFNLQVRGLEDLIGKPHPFVQLLHDSIKLAYDNKITCINVPKNGEKGLTGIITNEDLYHSYPHPDKAIDLTLTGQQIKDLIEYTYSYIQFEQEQLSMTIIDETLCTLWQGFEYEVDMNNEPFHRVNLKDIKLEGTYRVTMTDYCYRNYRSRLDDTTIHHTTYDQPMSTLIAEKLKDSNYQLNVNHNFRVKFDN; from the coding sequence TTGGAGAAAAATGAAAATATAACTATAGATATACTTGCAACTTCAGATATGCATAGTCATTTCATGAATGGCGATTTTGGTTCAAACATTTACCGTGCAGGGGCTTATGTCAAAAGTGTTAGAGAAGACAATGAGAATGTTGTTTTACTAGATAGTGGAGGGAGTCTCGCCGGTTCTTTAGCAGCACATTATTACGCTATAGTAGCACCTTATAAGCGTCACCCAATGATTAAATTAATGAATGCTATGCAATATGATGCAAGTGGTATTAGTCCAGACGATTTTAAATTTGGTTTGTCATTTCTAACACGCTCAGTGTCTTTAGCACGATTTCAATGGTTATCGGCAAATATTGAATATGCATTGACCAAAGAACCTTATTTCTCAACGCCATATGTTATTAAGCAATTTAGTAACGTAAAAATTGCAATCGTTGGTTTAACTGCCGATGGATTAATGAAGAATGAATATGCTGAAATGGAAAAAGATGTAAGTATTGAAAAAACACTGTTATCTGCTAAACGCTGGATCAGATATATTCATGAGACTGAACATCCAGACTTTCTTATAGTTATCTATCATGGTGGTTTAGACAAAATTAATCAAACGAATACACGCCATGGTGAAAGTTCCCATGAAGCTGAAAAAATCATGAAAAAAATTGGCGTAATAGATTTAATGATTACTGCACATCAACATCAAACAATTGTAGGTAATGATTATGAAACAGTATATATTCAAGCTGGTCAAAATGCTCAAGAACTAGTGCACGTAAAAATTAGGTTTAAGAAACGTACAAATACATTTGAAAAAGAAGATATCGAGTCAGTTGTAATTAATTTAAGTGAATATCAAGAAGATAATGAATTGTTAGAACTCACATACTATGATCGTAAAGCAGTTGAACATTGGTCTAAAGAGATTATTTCTGAAAATGAATTTAATTTACAAGTAAGAGGATTAGAAGATTTAATTGGCAAACCACATCCTTTTGTGCAACTTTTACATGATAGTATTAAATTAGCCTATGATAATAAAATAACGTGTATTAATGTTCCTAAAAATGGTGAAAAAGGACTAACAGGTATAATTACAAATGAAGATCTTTACCATTCATACCCTCACCCTGATAAAGCCATAGATTTAACTTTGACAGGCCAGCAAATTAAAGATCTGATTGAATATACGTATTCTTATATTCAGTTTGAACAAGAACAATTAAGTATGACAATAATAGACGAAACATTATGCACGTTATGGCAAGGATTTGAGTATGAAGTTGATATGAACAATGAACCATTTCATCGTGTAAATTTGAAAGACATAAAATTAGAAGGTACTTACCGTGTTACAATGACAGACTATTGTTACAGAAATTACCGTTCACGCCTTGATGATACGACTATCCATCATACAACGTACGATCAACCAATGAGCACACTTATTGCTGAAAAACTAAAAGATTCTAATTACCAATTGAATGTGAATCATAATTTTAGAGTAAAGTTTGATAACTAA
- a CDS encoding TrkH family potassium uptake protein: protein MSIFGKLLKKSSPQQGIVLYYLIAIVVAFLLLNLPFVHKQGVSVSPIDTLFVAVSGISVTGLTPVNIVDTYSTFGQIIILIILNIGGIGVMAIGTVLWVVLGKHIGIRERQLIMLDNNKDTMSGTVKLILEIIKTILTIEFVGALLLAFYFYRDNPDLKYALMQGLFVSISATTNGGLDITGQSLVPYAKDYFVQTIVMFLIVLGSIGFPVLLEIRAYVRNRVTNFRFSLFTKITTSTYFFLFIFGVLAILALEHNHAFKGLSWHQSLFYSLFQSATTRSAGLQTIDMTHFSDATNVIMSILMFIGSSPSSVGGGIRTTTFAILILFVINFNNNTDKSEIKVFNREIHVVDIQRSFAVFTMASILTFVSMIVILATEKSNLSFLQVFFEVMSAFGTCGLTLGVTDNVSGLTKVILMILMFIGRVGLISFIIMIAGRKEPDKFHYPKERVQIG from the coding sequence ATGTCTATTTTCGGTAAGTTGCTTAAAAAATCAAGTCCTCAACAAGGGATTGTTTTGTATTATTTAATAGCCATAGTTGTTGCTTTCTTGTTATTAAATTTACCCTTTGTGCATAAACAAGGGGTAAGTGTTAGTCCAATAGACACACTTTTTGTAGCTGTTTCGGGTATTAGCGTAACTGGCTTAACACCAGTTAATATCGTCGATACTTATTCAACTTTTGGACAGATTATAATACTTATCATACTTAATATTGGTGGTATCGGTGTTATGGCTATAGGAACTGTTTTATGGGTAGTTTTAGGCAAACACATCGGTATTCGTGAAAGACAATTAATTATGTTAGATAACAATAAAGACACGATGAGTGGAACTGTTAAATTAATCTTGGAAATTATAAAAACAATACTAACAATCGAATTTGTAGGTGCACTTTTATTAGCATTCTACTTTTACAGAGATAATCCTGATTTAAAATACGCATTGATGCAAGGCTTATTTGTGTCTATTTCTGCTACGACCAATGGTGGGCTAGACATAACTGGTCAATCGTTAGTACCTTATGCCAAGGATTATTTTGTTCAGACTATTGTTATGTTTTTAATAGTTCTAGGTTCGATAGGTTTTCCAGTGTTATTAGAAATTAGAGCTTATGTTAGAAATAGAGTAACAAATTTTCGATTTTCATTATTTACTAAGATAACGACATCTACTTATTTCTTTTTATTCATATTTGGTGTTTTAGCTATTCTAGCTTTAGAGCATAATCATGCATTTAAAGGTTTAAGCTGGCATCAATCGCTTTTTTATTCACTCTTTCAGTCTGCAACAACAAGGAGTGCCGGATTACAAACAATAGATATGACTCATTTTAGTGATGCAACTAATGTAATAATGAGTATCTTAATGTTTATAGGATCTTCTCCAAGTTCAGTGGGCGGTGGTATTCGTACCACAACTTTTGCAATATTGATTCTTTTTGTAATCAATTTTAATAACAATACAGATAAATCAGAAATTAAAGTATTTAATAGAGAGATTCATGTTGTAGATATTCAACGTTCATTTGCTGTTTTTACAATGGCGTCAATTCTGACATTTGTGAGTATGATAGTTATTTTAGCCACTGAAAAAAGTAACTTATCATTCCTACAAGTTTTCTTTGAAGTGATGTCTGCATTTGGAACATGTGGTTTAACTTTAGGTGTAACTGATAATGTTAGTGGTCTCACTAAAGTGATATTAATGATATTAATGTTTATAGGACGTGTAGGATTAATTTCCTTCATAATTATGATTGCAGGACGCAAAGAACCAGATAAATTTCATTATCCAAAAGAACGAGTTCAAATTGGATAA
- a CDS encoding trypsin-like peptidase domain-containing protein → MDNDKKHVIPRDKYRRKRHEYFHNEEREERIKQEREQRERLARKEQEQAKVNEERVKDNLRKARIEKLTQEEIQQQQHLAKVRSEQESTTVSNDKEEHHNLTLPEEQQLKKDREETHANDASSSSKSREVTHYNNDNNHHGHDNSGERQPELSRVKKNKEKEQLSVNPKENTNKNETLSNKNEQQQKSEQKHVEKKQVIDKNKDSNKTENNNKRPKEDIESKTNNNHQKESLEKQNDSNKSEEKTKTNQYEAHSATQEESNTNSDALETVKRFFKLHWLKIVIVVAILLIIILISAIISEMNQNSSVHQSEHHHTKYTSTMKNANSTVNSIVTVENDTPKNTSKINNTKNTNNEVGSGVVYKNVDDTFFILTNAHIVGNSDNIVISYGDNQSTKATVVGKDMWSDIAVLKASFKDKKIKPIKMGDSSKLILGESIIIVGNPLGNDFKNTVSKGIISGLDRAVPVDFDKDNKNDELIKTFQIDAAVNPGNSGGAVVNRYGELVGIVSLKINMPNIEGMGFAIPINDAKSIATELEKKGKVEYPNTGLAIKNVEDLNNYERQLLKIPNQLNYGIVIEKLKDDGLGKKSGLKTGDVVVELDSKSIKDNLHYRQTIFNHRQDLKTLSAKIYRDGKSQEIKIKLK, encoded by the coding sequence TTGGATAATGATAAAAAGCATGTGATACCTCGAGATAAATATCGTCGTAAGCGACATGAATATTTTCACAATGAAGAACGTGAAGAGCGAATAAAACAGGAAAGAGAACAACGTGAAAGACTTGCTCGAAAAGAACAAGAGCAAGCAAAAGTTAATGAAGAACGTGTGAAAGATAATTTACGAAAAGCTAGAATTGAGAAATTAACCCAAGAAGAAATTCAACAGCAACAACATTTAGCTAAAGTCAGATCAGAACAAGAATCAACTACAGTGAGTAATGATAAAGAAGAACATCATAACTTAACACTACCGGAAGAACAACAACTGAAGAAAGACCGTGAAGAAACACACGCTAATGATGCTTCTTCAAGCTCTAAATCAAGGGAAGTTACTCACTATAATAATGATAACAATCATCATGGGCATGATAATAGCGGTGAGAGACAACCAGAGTTAAGTAGGGTTAAGAAAAATAAAGAAAAAGAACAACTTAGTGTTAACCCAAAAGAGAATACTAATAAAAATGAAACGCTATCAAATAAAAATGAGCAACAACAAAAGTCTGAACAAAAGCACGTAGAGAAAAAACAAGTAATTGATAAAAATAAAGACTCTAACAAAACAGAAAATAATAATAAACGGCCTAAAGAAGATATTGAATCTAAGACAAACAACAATCATCAAAAAGAGTCATTAGAGAAACAGAACGATAGTAATAAGTCAGAAGAAAAGACAAAAACAAATCAATATGAAGCGCATAGTGCTACTCAAGAAGAATCAAATACAAATAGTGACGCTTTAGAGACAGTAAAAAGATTCTTTAAATTGCACTGGTTAAAAATAGTGATAGTAGTAGCTATTCTATTAATCATCATATTAATTTCAGCAATTATTTCTGAAATGAATCAAAATAGTAGTGTTCATCAAAGTGAACACCATCATACGAAGTACACATCAACTATGAAAAATGCTAATAGTACTGTTAACTCGATTGTAACAGTAGAGAATGACACACCTAAGAATACTTCAAAAATTAATAATACTAAAAACACAAATAATGAAGTTGGATCAGGTGTCGTCTACAAAAATGTAGACGATACTTTTTTTATTTTAACTAACGCTCATATCGTTGGTAATAGTGACAATATAGTGATTTCATACGGAGATAACCAATCTACCAAAGCAACTGTCGTTGGCAAAGATATGTGGTCAGATATTGCAGTCTTAAAGGCTTCTTTTAAAGATAAAAAAATCAAGCCGATTAAGATGGGAGATTCTAGTAAGTTAATATTAGGTGAATCGATTATAATTGTTGGTAATCCATTAGGCAATGATTTTAAAAATACTGTCTCAAAAGGGATAATCTCTGGTTTAGATAGAGCAGTACCTGTTGATTTTGACAAAGACAATAAAAATGATGAATTAATTAAAACATTTCAAATAGATGCAGCTGTAAATCCAGGTAATTCTGGTGGTGCAGTCGTCAATCGTTATGGAGAATTAGTAGGTATAGTTTCGCTAAAAATAAACATGCCTAATATTGAGGGAATGGGATTCGCTATTCCTATAAATGATGCAAAAAGTATAGCTACAGAGTTGGAAAAGAAAGGTAAAGTTGAATATCCTAATACAGGATTAGCAATTAAAAATGTTGAAGATTTGAACAATTATGAAAGACAACTTTTAAAGATACCTAATCAATTAAACTATGGTATTGTAATAGAAAAATTAAAAGACGATGGATTAGGTAAAAAATCAGGTTTAAAAACTGGCGATGTAGTTGTAGAATTAGATAGTAAATCAATTAAAGATAATTTACATTATAGACAAACCATTTTTAATCACAGACAAGACTTAAAAACGCTGTCGGCAAAAATCTATAGAGATGGAAAATCTCAAGAGATAAAAATAAAATTAAAATGA